The genomic region GTCGCGTACGCGCAGCGGATAGGAATTCTTGTCGCGGATCACGGTCGCGATCCCCGTCACGGTCGCGACGTTGCCGATCGGCTCGATGGCTGTGGACTGTGCGTCTGCGGCCGGTGTCGGCGAGGCCGAGGGCGTCGGCGAGGGGACCGGCGTCGGCTCGGCTTGCGGCTGCGCCTGCGCAAGCTCGATTGTGTCGGACGCGCAAGCCACGCCGCCGCCTGCCAGCGGCAATGCCAGCAGCGCAAGCGCGAACACGAAGCGGCGCCAAGCCAGCATTGATGTCACGAGGGTCCCGGTGAGAACGCGAGGTGAGATTGGTTGATATCAGCCGGAGGGACCTGAATGGCCGATGAACATATGTCGCAGGGGGAGGGATGAACGTTTAAGACGCACTCGCTCCCCTCATGGTGAGGAGCGCGCTCTTGCGCGCGTCTCGAATCATGCAGGCACGGCTCTCTTCACAGCGTCATGGCCGGGCTTGACCCGGCCATCCACGTCTTGCCTCTCGGCACGAAGAACGTGGATGCCCGGGACAAGCCAGGTCAAGCCCGGCCATGACGAAGACTCCGCGATGTATCAGGGATGACGCGCTCCGCGCGTCAGCTCACGCGCTTCCAGGTCTGGCCGCCGCAGAACATGCCGCCGAAGGCGCAGCCCTGCACGCGCATCACGTTCGGACCTTTCATCGAGATCGTGGAGTCGTAATTGCGGCCGGAGTTGGGATCGCGGATGCGGCCGCTCCACTTCGATCCCTCGGGCTTCATGTTGATCAGGATGCGTTCGTTGGTCTTCTCGGCATAGCCGCAGAGATTGGCGCCACACGGCTCGACGCGGACATTGCCCTTGTTCTCTTCGGTCGCCCAGACGCCGATCGGCGAGTTCGCGGCCGGCGCGGCGGCCACCGGAGCCGGCGCAGGAGCCGCGGCGACGGGAGCGGGGGCAGGCGCAGCAAGAGGAGCAGGCTGCGAGCTGTCGAAGCCGACAGAAGGAGCGGCGGCAACGGTCGCTGGGGCAGCCGGTGCGGTCGCGGCTGGCGCTGCCGGCGCGGTTGCTTGCGCCGGCGCCTGCGGCACGGGCTGCTGCTGCACGGGAGCCGGCGTGGGCTGCGAGGTCGTGGGCGCCGGAGCCGGCGTGGTGTCGTCGTCATCGTCCTTAGAGCCGCCAAGGCCCTTGAGGTTGATGTTGTTCAGCTTGATCGGCTTATCCGACAGGCCAGGCGCGACGATGGTCACGCAATTGAGCGAAGCGCAATTGCGCGGGGTCTCGATGCGGATGTGCTGGCCCTCGATCTGGAACGAGATCGAATTGCCGGCATGCGCGGCGGCGGTCGACGCGAGGAAGAGGGCGGTGGCGGCGATGGAGAGCTTGCTCATGACAACCTCCGAAAATTGCGTGGTCCTGACATGGACCGAAGTCGCTGGTGGATGAAGCGTGGTTCGACCCTATGCCGGGGCGGTCGGGCGTTCTGTGATGGGCATCACAGCGACCGGACGCCGCCTGGGTGATGCAGCGCACATTCAGCCGCGCTAGCGCTGCGTAACGTCGTCGCGATACCGAGGGAGACGCAGATGCAGCGGCTTGCGACCTGGCTTGCGACCTGGCTTGCCACCTGTCTTGGCACTTGTCTTGGCACATCGATCGCGCTGCTGGCGGTCGCGCCGACGGCGCAGGCCGGCTCCTACACGTTCTCGATCGGCGGCCACCGGTTCCACGTCGAGGCGCCGCGCAATTGCCGATCCGCGTCCTGTGTCACGGTGGCCTCCAAGCGCAGCCTTCGGCCGACGGACGACGTCGGCGCAGCATCGGCCTTGCAGCCGGCGCCCGCGCCGGTGGTCCAGGCACCTCAGCCGGCTTGTCCGGCGGCAGCGGTCAAGCCGCCACAAGCGGCTGCGGTCGTGCCGCCACCGGTTCCTCCCGTCCTTGCCGCGGCGACGTCGCAGCCCGTTGCACCGCCGCCGGCGCCAAGCTTGGAGATTTCGCGAATGGAGACGCTGAGCCCCGGTCCGCCGCGGATTGATCTGGAGCGCAACGATCAGCCGAAGACCGCTGCGCTCGAACCGCCCCGCATCGAGCCGCCGGTCATCGTGCCCAGCGCCGAGATCAATCAGCCTACAATTGTGGGGCAGATCAGCGATGACGACCGCCATACCCCGCTCGGCGAATGGGAGAGCGCCGGCGCCAAGGGCACGGTCCGCATCGAGCGCTGTGGACCCGCATTGTGCGGCTACGCTCTCAGTGAAGCATCCAGCCGGGGCGAGAGCGTGCTCGTCAACATGAAGCCGAAGAAGCACGATGTCTGGACCGGCAGCATCTACAGCCGCTCCAGCGGCAACACCTATTACGCGACGATGACGCTGAAGAGCTCCGGCAAGCTGCACGTCGAAGCCTGTGCGCTCGGCCGCTTCTGGTGCTCCGGCAATGACTGGACGCGGGTCGAGGCACCGCGGGAGGAGATCACCGCCTCGTCGCAGCCATCGCGCACGCGGTCGTAGTGTTTTTGTTACCCTGCCCTGGAGGGGTCCGGGACGAGCGAAGCTCGCCCGTGGTCGATCGCGCGCAGCGCGAGCGGGGTGGGGTGATCTCTCCTCTCGGGTACTGTCGGATGGGGAGAGACCGTCACCCCACCCCGTCTCACATTTCGCTCCGCTCAATGTGAGCCGACCCTCCCCTCCAGGGTAGGGCTATCGCATTTGAGAGCTTTTCCCTGCAGCCATCCTTCGAGACGCCCGCTTTGGGCGGGCTCCTCAGGATGAGGGCGGAGTGCGCGGCAGCAGTTTCAACGAACACTGACGCTGATTAGCCTCATCCTGAGGAGGCGCGTAAGCGCCGTCTCGAAGGACGAGGCGTGCGCGCAGGCCGCCGCCACAAGTCATATGCGATAGCCCTGCCCTCCAGGGGAGGGTTAAGCGAACTGCCGTGTGATTGATCGATGCCGTCTAAATCATCCCGAGCACGATGGCGCCGACGAAGGCCATGGCGAGGTAGGCGGTGATCACGCTCAGTCTGCCGGCGAACGTCATGAGGTCGCTCCGCTGGTCGCGCGCTTTGCCGCGGCCGTCATGGTTAACAGAGAGTCTTCCACCGAAAAAGTAAGTCTTGCTGTCGCTCATCGGCGGTGGCCGCGCGCGAGTGCACCCGGCATGGTTAAGGAAGGCTGAAATCAACGTGTTGAAGAGTCTTTAAGTAAATTCACCGAACGTGCGTGCATGACGCGCGGAGTTCGTTTGTATCTCGTCGGCTCCATCGTCCTTGTTTCGCTAGCGGGTTGCGGCCGCGGCTTCTTCCAGGCCGAGCGCGAACCGTGGCGGGCCGAGGCGGAAGCCGCATGCCTGAAATCGGGCGCGGTCAAGGAAAGTGCGGACATCGTCCGCATCGACCCGATCTCCGGACCTGGCAGCTGCGGCGCCGAGTTTCCGCTCAAGGTCGCCGCCATCGGCGAAGCCTCCAGCACCTATGGCTTTGCCGACGAGTCGCTGCGCCCGCCCGGCAGCATCGGCAACCAGCCGCGTTGGCCGGTGCAGCCGCAGAGCCAGGGCTATCCGACATCATCCTATCCGCAGCGCCCGAACTATCCGGAGAGCGCGGTGCGCCAGCCCGCCGGCTATGGTGCATCGTCGGGGCCGATGTCGCTGAACGCACCCGGCGTGGCCGCGCAGGAGGACGAGATCGATCTGCCGCCCGAGGGCACCGATGCCGCGGGTGCGGCGCGCTACATGAACGCACCGAGCTATCCGGCTCGTCCGGCGCCCTACTCGCAGGCGCCCGCACAGCAGCCGCTGCCGCGTCTTGGTCCCGCGCAGGGCAATCCCGTCACGACCGTCGGTCCGGTCGCGATCAAGCCGACCGCGACGCTCGCCTGTCCGATCGTGTCCGAGCTCGACCGCTGGCTCGCCGACACGGTGCAGCCTTCGGCGATGCGCTGGTTCGGCGTGCGCGTCGCCGAGATCAAGCAGATCTCCGCCTATTCCTGCCGCGGCATGAACGGCAATCCGCACTCCCACATCTCCGAGCACGCCTTCGGCAATGCGCTCGACATTTCGGCCTTCGTGCTCGCCGACGGCCGCCGCGTCACCATCAAGGACGGCTGGCGCGGCATGCCGGAAGAGCAGGGATTCCTGCGCGACGTGCAGTCGGGTGCGTGCGCGCATTTCACCACCGTGCTGGCGCCGGGCTCGAACGTCTATCACTACGATCACATCCACGTCGATCTGATGCGCCGCGCCAGCCGCCGCCTGATCTGCCAGCCCGCCGCGGTGTCGGGCGAAGAAGTTGCCTCCCGCGCGCAATCGCGCAGACCCTATGCGAGTGCGCGCGAGCCGTCGGTGACCGGCTCGCTCGGTGCGCGCAGGAGCACGATGCACAAGCGGGAAGAGGACGAGTACGCCGACGATTAGGGAGGCCCGTGCCGTCCCCAGCCACTCGCATGTAGCAATCTAGAAGGTCGTCATGCCCGGGCTTGTCCCGGGCATCCACGTTCTTGGTGCCGCGGGCAAGGGCGTGGATGGCCGGGACAAGCCGGCCATGACGATGTGGAAGCTTCATCGGCCTAAGCGCCGGCATATGCGGGTCACGGATCTACGCCAGCTTCGACGGTGCCAATCCCATGCAGCGCTGCACTTCGCCCGGGACGTTGTAGGTGCGCATGATGTGGCGGCTGTCGCGCAAGCCGGACGCCTCGCGTTGCACCACGAACATCCAGAGCGCATGGCCGGCTTCCAGCACCAGCTTGCGCCTGGCCGGTTGCATCGCTTCCGGCACTTCGGACGCGGCGTGGGCGGCGTCGAACTCGCGCAAACGCGAGAGGCTCTGTTCGAGGGCGCGGCCCATCCGTCCAAGCGCCGAGGCCTGTTCCTGGACGATCTCGTAGTGGAGGATGTCGACCGGCGGGCGAAGATCACGAGACATGGCCGCAATATAGTGCCGCCCGGCCCGCAGCCGCAACGCGCCACTATCTCGCCTTGTACGCCGCCAGGAACATCCGCGTTGCGCTCTCGACCACCGCGCTCATGCGCTGTTCCGACGGCGCGGGCTCCGCCTGAAACACGAACGGCAGGAACAGCGAGGCCTTGCACAGTTCCATGAACTGCGAGGCTGCAAGATCGCAGTCGTCGATCGCGAGATCGCCCGATGCGACACGGGCCTTGAGATAAGAAGAGAGGCGGTTGATGCTCTTGTCCAGCACGCGCGCATAGTAACGCCGGCCGACATCCGGCATGCGCTCGGCGATCGCCATCACGGTGCGGATCGCCGATCCGCCGCCGGGCCGGCAGACCAGGTGAAGATAGGCGAGGCCGAACTCCTTCAGCGTGCTCTCGGCCTCGCGGTCGGGATCGAAGCTGAACACGACCTGGCCATGCTGGAGCGCCTCCTGCTCGAGGATGGCTTCGAACAGCGCGCATTTGTCGGCGAAGTAGACGTAGAGTGTGCCCTTGGAGACCTGCGCGGCGCGCGCGATCTCGCCCATGCTGGCGCCGTCGAAGCCCAGATCCATGAACACCTTGCGGGCACCGTCCAGGATCTGGCGGCGCTTGGAATTGTCCTCGTCCTGGACGATGCGCAATTGTT from Bradyrhizobium sp. CB1015 harbors:
- a CDS encoding DUF6665 family protein — translated: MSRDLRPPVDILHYEIVQEQASALGRMGRALEQSLSRLREFDAAHAASEVPEAMQPARRKLVLEAGHALWMFVVQREASGLRDSRHIMRTYNVPGEVQRCMGLAPSKLA
- a CDS encoding extensin family protein — translated: MTRGVRLYLVGSIVLVSLAGCGRGFFQAEREPWRAEAEAACLKSGAVKESADIVRIDPISGPGSCGAEFPLKVAAIGEASSTYGFADESLRPPGSIGNQPRWPVQPQSQGYPTSSYPQRPNYPESAVRQPAGYGASSGPMSLNAPGVAAQEDEIDLPPEGTDAAGAARYMNAPSYPARPAPYSQAPAQQPLPRLGPAQGNPVTTVGPVAIKPTATLACPIVSELDRWLADTVQPSAMRWFGVRVAEIKQISAYSCRGMNGNPHSHISEHAFGNALDISAFVLADGRRVTIKDGWRGMPEEQGFLRDVQSGACAHFTTVLAPGSNVYHYDHIHVDLMRRASRRLICQPAAVSGEEVASRAQSRRPYASAREPSVTGSLGARRSTMHKREEDEYADD
- a CDS encoding DUF2147 domain-containing protein, whose protein sequence is MSKLSIAATALFLASTAAAHAGNSISFQIEGQHIRIETPRNCASLNCVTIVAPGLSDKPIKLNNINLKGLGGSKDDDDDTTPAPAPTTSQPTPAPVQQQPVPQAPAQATAPAAPAATAPAAPATVAAAPSVGFDSSQPAPLAAPAPAPVAAAPAPAPVAAAPAANSPIGVWATEENKGNVRVEPCGANLCGYAEKTNERILINMKPEGSKWSGRIRDPNSGRNYDSTISMKGPNVMRVQGCAFGGMFCGGQTWKRVS
- a CDS encoding DUF2147 domain-containing protein yields the protein MQRLATWLATWLATCLGTCLGTSIALLAVAPTAQAGSYTFSIGGHRFHVEAPRNCRSASCVTVASKRSLRPTDDVGAASALQPAPAPVVQAPQPACPAAAVKPPQAAAVVPPPVPPVLAAATSQPVAPPPAPSLEISRMETLSPGPPRIDLERNDQPKTAALEPPRIEPPVIVPSAEINQPTIVGQISDDDRHTPLGEWESAGAKGTVRIERCGPALCGYALSEASSRGESVLVNMKPKKHDVWTGSIYSRSSGNTYYATMTLKSSGKLHVEACALGRFWCSGNDWTRVEAPREEITASSQPSRTRS
- a CDS encoding TetR/AcrR family transcriptional regulator, producing MVVAASEQLRIVQDEDNSKRRQILDGARKVFMDLGFDGASMGEIARAAQVSKGTLYVYFADKCALFEAILEQEALQHGQVVFSFDPDREAESTLKEFGLAYLHLVCRPGGGSAIRTVMAIAERMPDVGRRYYARVLDKSINRLSSYLKARVASGDLAIDDCDLAASQFMELCKASLFLPFVFQAEPAPSEQRMSAVVESATRMFLAAYKAR